A window of Neisseria canis contains these coding sequences:
- a CDS encoding D-alanine--D-alanine ligase — protein MQDFGKVAVLMGGFSSERDVSLSSGRAIVAALKSKGIDAHAFDPKETPLGELKTQQFDVAFNILHGTCGEDGVVQGALEMLGIPYTGCGVLASAIGMDKYRCKLLWKALDLPVPDYAVLTDETDFDAVERKLGLPLFAKPAAEGSSVGVIKVKEAGSLKAAYESIKHMHGVILAEKFIGGGEYACSVLNGKALPSIRIIPKNEFYDKEAKYERDDTVYLCPSDLSEAEEKQMGELAIRAFEAIGGEGNGRVDFLKDEQGKLYLLEVNTLPGMTATSLVPKAAAQQGIPFADLCVEILKSAHVG, from the coding sequence ATGCAGGATTTCGGTAAAGTAGCCGTGTTGATGGGCGGTTTTTCCAGTGAGCGCGACGTTTCGTTGAGCAGTGGCAGAGCGATTGTGGCGGCTTTGAAAAGCAAAGGCATCGACGCCCATGCGTTTGACCCGAAAGAAACGCCGCTGGGCGAATTGAAAACTCAGCAGTTCGATGTTGCCTTTAATATTCTGCATGGCACCTGCGGCGAAGACGGCGTGGTGCAGGGCGCCCTCGAAATGCTCGGCATTCCTTACACCGGTTGCGGCGTTTTGGCTTCGGCCATCGGTATGGACAAATACCGCTGCAAACTGCTTTGGAAAGCATTGGATTTGCCGGTGCCGGATTATGCCGTTTTGACGGATGAAACCGATTTTGATGCGGTTGAGCGCAAACTCGGTCTGCCGCTTTTTGCCAAGCCTGCCGCAGAGGGCAGTAGCGTCGGCGTGATTAAAGTGAAAGAAGCCGGCAGCCTCAAAGCCGCTTATGAATCCATCAAGCACATGCACGGCGTAATTTTGGCGGAAAAATTTATCGGCGGCGGCGAATACGCCTGCTCCGTACTCAACGGCAAAGCCCTTCCCAGCATACGGATTATTCCGAAAAACGAGTTTTACGACAAGGAAGCCAAATACGAGCGGGACGATACGGTTTACCTTTGTCCGTCTGACTTAAGCGAAGCGGAAGAAAAACAGATGGGTGAACTGGCCATCCGCGCATTCGAGGCGATAGGCGGCGAAGGCAACGGACGCGTCGATTTCTTGAAAGACGAACAAGGCAAACTCTATTTGCTTGAAGTGAACACCCTGCCGGGCATGACCGCTACCAGTTTGGTTCCGAAAGCGGCGGCACAGCAAGGCATACCGTTTGCCGATTTGTGCGTGGAAATACTAAAGAGCGCACATGTCGGATAA
- a CDS encoding family 20 glycosylhydrolase has product MSKNTSKMPRLKRALALLLIVAAAGTVGFSQASTDPEKILMNSAAQTMAPKQGGLMLDTARHFYPVSVIKDFIDTIARSGGNFLHLHFSDHENYALESKILNQRAADAKRNADGVYINPLTNKPFLSFEQLEEIKAYAKSKNIDLIPEVDSPNHMTTIFTLLEAHRGKDFVNAIKSRYSDEEINITNPESIAFMKSLIGEVADAFGNSSSHFHIGGDEFGYSVDSNHEFIAYANELATFLKQKGLTTRIWNDGIIKATVDKLNHEIQVTYWSYDGDVENKQTAQERRRIRVSMPELIDRGFNVLNYNSYYLYVNPKQDWGTSYNSDFATRDIINRWSLGVWDGENQKNAIKDTSKIMGAALAIWGENAGSMSSKTIQKYTSGLLESIIRKTRSESDSGDKLMQNLAVLSGNSLKQSYVDWSLIQDGEALNLQDNGTESLHLLQEQALQKRKNLNVWVRGAENNKVVLNGHWQKTEDIAEKEGVNYRAYKYLDNTLWIDKKVPIELFAG; this is encoded by the coding sequence ATGAGTAAAAACACATCCAAAATGCCGCGCCTCAAGCGAGCATTGGCGTTGCTGCTGATAGTGGCGGCTGCCGGTACCGTCGGCTTTTCGCAAGCCTCAACCGATCCTGAAAAAATCCTGATGAATTCAGCCGCACAAACAATGGCGCCGAAGCAAGGCGGCCTGATGCTCGACACCGCCCGCCACTTTTATCCGGTAAGCGTGATTAAAGATTTTATCGATACCATTGCCCGCTCCGGCGGCAATTTCCTGCATCTGCATTTTTCCGATCACGAAAACTATGCTTTGGAAAGCAAAATCCTGAACCAGCGCGCGGCCGACGCCAAGCGCAATGCAGACGGTGTGTATATCAACCCTTTGACAAACAAGCCTTTCTTAAGCTTTGAGCAGCTTGAAGAAATCAAAGCGTATGCAAAATCGAAAAACATCGATCTGATTCCCGAGGTGGACAGCCCCAACCACATGACCACGATTTTCACGCTGCTGGAAGCACACCGCGGCAAAGATTTTGTCAATGCAATCAAATCCCGTTATTCCGATGAAGAAATCAATATTACCAATCCGGAAAGCATTGCATTTATGAAATCGCTGATTGGCGAAGTTGCCGATGCGTTTGGCAACAGCAGCAGCCATTTCCACATCGGCGGCGACGAATTCGGCTACAGTGTCGACAGCAATCACGAATTTATTGCGTATGCCAATGAATTGGCAACCTTTCTCAAGCAAAAAGGATTGACCACCCGCATATGGAACGACGGCATTATCAAAGCCACCGTAGACAAGCTCAACCATGAAATCCAAGTAACTTATTGGAGTTATGACGGCGATGTGGAAAACAAACAAACCGCCCAGGAGCGCCGCAGAATCCGCGTGAGCATGCCCGAGCTGATTGATAGGGGCTTCAACGTGTTGAACTACAACTCTTATTATCTGTATGTCAACCCGAAGCAGGATTGGGGCACTTCCTATAACAGCGATTTTGCCACGCGCGACATCATCAACCGCTGGAGCCTCGGCGTGTGGGATGGTGAAAACCAGAAAAACGCGATCAAAGACACCAGTAAAATCATGGGTGCCGCGCTTGCCATCTGGGGCGAAAACGCGGGTTCGATGAGCAGCAAAACCATTCAGAAATATACGTCCGGTTTGCTGGAATCCATCATCCGAAAAACCCGTTCCGAATCCGATTCGGGCGATAAACTGATGCAGAATCTGGCAGTGCTTTCCGGTAATTCGCTCAAGCAAAGCTATGTGGATTGGTCGCTGATTCAGGACGGCGAAGCGCTTAATCTGCAAGACAACGGCACCGAAAGCCTGCATTTGTTGCAGGAGCAGGCGTTGCAGAAGCGGAAAAACCTCAACGTTTGGGTGCGCGGCGCGGAAAACAACAAAGTGGTGCTGAACGGCCATTGGCAGAAAACCGAAGACATTGCCGAAAAAGAAGGGGTAAACTACCGCGCCTATAAATATCTGGACAATACTTTGTGGATAGATAAAAAAGTGCCTATTGAGCTGTTTGCCGGCTAA
- a CDS encoding class I SAM-dependent methyltransferase codes for MKLSPVLEERYSTERFSAGAAQRLAQEIAFGPIVFQVSRLMVKFGILDRLNEQQEKGMSLEEIAESAGLSRYAAQVLLEASLSIGTVLVQNGRYVISKAGWFLLKDKMARVNMDFVQEICYQGMFDLEATLLSGKPEGLKVFGQWPTIYEGLSQLPAEAREKWLAFDHFYSDSAFPEALKIIFSKPVKRLLDIGGNTGRWAQQCVAHNAEVEVTIMDLPQQLGLMREAVAGKPGAERIHGHPANLLDASSPFPKGFDAIWMSQFLDCFSEDEVTCILQRAADSMDAHTDLYIMEPFWNRQQYETAAYCLTQTSLYFTALANGNSKIYHSEDMAHCINRAGLKIESVHDGIGLGHTILRCRTI; via the coding sequence ATGAAATTATCCCCCGTTTTAGAAGAACGCTATTCAACCGAGCGATTCTCTGCAGGTGCCGCGCAACGGTTGGCCCAAGAAATCGCTTTCGGCCCGATTGTTTTTCAAGTTTCGCGGCTCATGGTTAAATTCGGTATCCTCGACCGCTTAAACGAGCAGCAGGAAAAAGGAATGTCTTTAGAAGAAATTGCCGAAAGCGCCGGCCTCAGCCGCTATGCAGCTCAGGTATTGCTCGAAGCCTCGTTGTCTATCGGCACCGTGCTTGTGCAAAACGGACGGTATGTCATCAGCAAAGCGGGGTGGTTTTTGCTTAAAGACAAAATGGCTCGGGTGAATATGGATTTTGTGCAGGAAATTTGCTATCAAGGCATGTTTGACTTGGAAGCCACCCTGCTAAGCGGCAAACCCGAAGGGTTGAAAGTGTTCGGCCAATGGCCGACCATTTATGAAGGCTTATCGCAACTTCCGGCCGAAGCGCGGGAAAAATGGCTGGCTTTCGACCACTTTTATTCCGACAGCGCTTTTCCCGAAGCTCTGAAAATCATTTTTTCCAAACCGGTTAAACGCCTGCTTGATATCGGCGGCAACACCGGCCGCTGGGCGCAGCAATGCGTGGCACACAACGCCGAAGTAGAAGTAACCATTATGGATTTGCCGCAGCAGCTCGGCCTGATGCGCGAAGCCGTAGCAGGCAAGCCTGGAGCAGAACGCATCCACGGCCATCCCGCCAACCTGCTTGATGCGTCCTCACCCTTCCCGAAAGGCTTTGATGCCATATGGATGAGCCAGTTTCTCGACTGTTTTTCCGAAGATGAAGTGACCTGCATTCTGCAACGCGCTGCCGACTCTATGGATGCCCACACCGACCTCTACATCATGGAACCCTTTTGGAACAGGCAGCAATACGAAACCGCAGCTTATTGCCTCACTCAAACCAGCCTCTATTTCACAGCGCTGGCCAACGGCAACAGCAAAATCTATCATTCGGAAGATATGGCCCACTGCATCAACCGTGCCGGCTTGAAAATAGAATCCGTTCACGACGGCATCGGTTTGGGACATACCATTCTTCGTTGCAGGACAATTTAA
- the ftsZ gene encoding cell division protein FtsZ, whose amino-acid sequence MDLVYDVVESAASPAVIKVIGIGGGGCNAINNMINNTIAGVEFISANTDAQALGKNQAPKRIQLGTNLTRGLGAGANPEVGRAAAQEDREAIADAIRGSNMLFITTGMGGGTGTGAAPVVAEIAKELGILTVAVVTRPFEHEGKRINIAHQGIEQLKSQVDSLIVIPNDKLMTALGEDVTVREAFQAADNVLHAAVAGISEVVTRPGFINLDFADVKNVMSITGMAMMGSGSAQGVDRARLATEQAIASPLLDNVSLDGARGVLVNITTAPGCLKMSEYREIMRVVNEYAHPDSERKYGTSEDEDMPEDAIRVTIIATGLKENYTQPTHQSGVRQGGRSQSFGGHVGRHNPYGADELDEMTAAARMTEERSYPTLDNVIRSGRGARKMDLSAADFSNQTILDDLEIPAMLRRKQNQNNRND is encoded by the coding sequence ATGGATTTGGTTTATGACGTAGTAGAGTCTGCCGCAAGCCCTGCGGTAATTAAGGTAATTGGTATCGGCGGCGGCGGCTGTAATGCGATTAACAACATGATTAACAACACCATTGCAGGTGTTGAATTTATCAGTGCCAATACCGATGCGCAAGCATTGGGCAAAAATCAAGCGCCTAAACGGATTCAATTGGGTACCAACCTTACGCGCGGTTTGGGTGCTGGTGCCAATCCGGAAGTAGGTCGTGCGGCGGCTCAAGAAGATCGTGAGGCTATTGCGGATGCCATCCGTGGTTCCAATATGCTGTTCATTACAACCGGTATGGGCGGTGGCACCGGCACCGGTGCGGCTCCTGTTGTTGCGGAAATCGCTAAAGAATTGGGCATTTTAACGGTTGCTGTTGTGACACGTCCGTTTGAACACGAAGGCAAACGTATCAATATTGCCCATCAGGGTATTGAGCAGCTGAAAAGCCAAGTGGATTCACTGATTGTGATTCCGAATGATAAATTGATGACTGCTTTGGGTGAAGATGTAACCGTGCGTGAAGCATTCCAAGCAGCTGATAATGTATTGCATGCTGCGGTTGCAGGTATTTCCGAAGTGGTAACCCGCCCCGGTTTTATCAACCTTGATTTTGCCGACGTGAAAAACGTAATGAGCATTACAGGTATGGCTATGATGGGTTCGGGTTCTGCTCAAGGTGTTGACCGTGCGCGCTTGGCTACTGAACAAGCGATTGCCAGCCCGCTGCTCGACAATGTGAGCCTTGATGGTGCCCGCGGTGTATTGGTAAATATCACGACTGCTCCTGGCTGTCTGAAAATGTCTGAATACCGTGAAATTATGCGTGTGGTGAACGAATATGCGCATCCTGATTCAGAGCGTAAATATGGCACATCTGAAGATGAAGATATGCCGGAAGACGCCATCCGTGTTACCATTATTGCCACCGGTTTGAAAGAAAACTATACCCAACCGACGCATCAAAGCGGTGTAAGACAAGGGGGGCGAAGCCAGTCTTTTGGTGGGCATGTCGGACGCCACAATCCTTATGGTGCGGACGAACTTGATGAGATGACTGCCGCTGCCAGAATGACAGAAGAGCGCAGCTATCCTACTTTGGATAATGTGATCCGTTCCGGACGCGGTGCCAGAAAAATGGATTTATCAGCTGCTGATTTTTCCAATCAAACCATTTTAGATGATTTGGAAATTCCAGCAATGCTGCGCCGCAAGCAAAATCAAAATAATCGTAACGATTAA
- a CDS encoding cell division protein FtsQ/DivIB, whose protein sequence is MSDKLKPFRRFRGWLILLAVVLCLGVIIAWLYNSTYFPIKQVKIEGNLARTNSTELEKIAQEYMRGNIFQADLNGAQVAFESMPWIDTVVVSRKLPDTVEIQLAEHQPVARWKDGRLVSSSGKIFKASSDEVFPVFEGEPGTEKNMAEHYELFQQQLVPLNLKIQKLIYTPRSAWSVELDNHITVHLGREKEKERLTRFAEVWRSILKPQQAVLDYVDMRYKDGFAIRKKAAESPAPANENQQED, encoded by the coding sequence ATGTCGGATAAGCTAAAACCCTTTCGCCGTTTCAGAGGCTGGCTGATTCTGCTGGCTGTTGTGCTGTGTTTGGGCGTGATTATTGCATGGTTGTATAATTCCACCTATTTCCCGATTAAACAGGTTAAAATAGAAGGCAATTTGGCGCGTACAAACAGCACGGAATTGGAAAAAATTGCACAAGAATACATGCGCGGCAATATTTTCCAAGCAGATTTGAACGGTGCCCAAGTCGCATTTGAATCCATGCCCTGGATAGACACGGTTGTGGTCAGCCGGAAGTTGCCCGACACGGTCGAAATCCAGTTGGCGGAGCATCAGCCGGTTGCCCGTTGGAAAGACGGCAGGCTGGTCAGCAGCAGCGGAAAAATTTTCAAAGCGTCCAGCGATGAAGTCTTTCCCGTGTTTGAAGGCGAGCCGGGCACTGAAAAAAATATGGCTGAACATTACGAGCTGTTTCAACAGCAGCTTGTTCCGCTGAATTTGAAAATCCAGAAACTGATTTATACCCCCCGTTCCGCCTGGTCGGTAGAGCTGGACAACCATATTACCGTCCACCTAGGGCGCGAAAAAGAAAAAGAGCGCCTAACCCGGTTTGCCGAAGTGTGGCGCAGCATATTGAAACCGCAGCAAGCCGTATTGGATTATGTGGATATGCGCTATAAAGACGGCTTTGCCATACGCAAAAAAGCGGCAGAAAGCCCGGCCCCGGCGAACGAAAACCAACAAGAAGATTAA
- the sodA gene encoding superoxide dismutase [Mn]: MAYTLPELGYAYDALEPHFDEMTMNIHHTKHHQAYVNNANAALESLPQFAGLPVEELIARLNELPADKQTVLRNNAGGHANHAFFWKNLKQGTQLSGRLKEAIERDFGSVENFQAEFEKAAASRFGSGWAWLVLDEGRLKVVSTANQDSPLMGEAVAGCKGYPIIGLDVWEHAYYLKYQNRRPDYVKAYWHVVNWDEAARRFESQTA; encoded by the coding sequence ATGGCTTACACACTGCCCGAACTCGGTTATGCCTATGATGCGCTGGAGCCGCATTTTGACGAGATGACGATGAACATCCATCATACCAAGCACCATCAGGCTTATGTAAACAATGCCAATGCCGCGCTGGAAAGCCTGCCGCAATTTGCCGGATTGCCGGTAGAGGAGCTGATTGCCCGTTTAAACGAATTGCCTGCCGACAAGCAAACCGTGTTGCGCAATAATGCCGGCGGCCATGCCAACCATGCATTTTTCTGGAAAAACCTCAAGCAGGGCACGCAATTGTCTGGCCGTCTCAAAGAGGCCATTGAACGTGATTTCGGCTCGGTGGAAAACTTTCAGGCCGAATTTGAAAAAGCAGCGGCCAGCCGCTTCGGCTCGGGCTGGGCATGGCTGGTGTTGGATGAAGGGCGTTTGAAAGTGGTGTCGACCGCCAACCAAGATTCCCCGCTGATGGGCGAAGCGGTTGCCGGCTGCAAAGGCTATCCGATTATCGGCTTGGACGTGTGGGAACATGCTTATTATCTGAAATACCAAAACCGCAGGCCGGATTATGTGAAAGCATACTGGCATGTTGTCAACTGGGATGAGGCCGCACGCAGATTTGAGTCGCAAACAGCATAA
- the rsfS gene encoding ribosome silencing factor, with translation MTEQELQDLQRMTDIAVNALEDVKAKDITVLDTSGKTSLFARMIIASGDSTRQVKALVNNVAVDLKEAGFEILSSEGQDSGEWALVDAGDLLVHVMLPAVRDFYDIEALWGGEKPSFHAGAQKPWHAADN, from the coding sequence ATGACAGAGCAAGAGCTGCAAGATTTACAACGTATGACGGATATTGCTGTAAACGCATTGGAAGATGTGAAAGCGAAAGACATTACTGTATTAGATACAAGCGGGAAAACCTCGCTTTTTGCCCGTATGATTATTGCCAGTGGCGACAGTACACGTCAGGTCAAAGCGTTGGTTAACAATGTGGCGGTAGATTTAAAAGAAGCAGGTTTTGAAATCTTAAGTAGCGAAGGGCAGGATTCGGGTGAATGGGCATTGGTTGATGCGGGAGATCTTCTTGTACATGTGATGCTGCCGGCAGTACGGGATTTTTATGACATTGAAGCCTTATGGGGCGGTGAAAAACCTTCTTTCCATGCCGGAGCACAAAAGCCTTGGCACGCGGCGGATAATTAA
- the ftsA gene encoding cell division protein FtsA, producing MINKQYISALDIGTSKVIALIGEIGDDNEIHIVGLGQAPSRGLKAGMVTNIDATAQAIKQAMEEAERMADSKVDSVTTGIAGNHIRSMNSQGVVKIKDGEVTQADIDRAIETAKAINIPPDHNILHTVVQEYIIDNQPGVKEPIGMSGVRLDTRVHIITGAITALQNIQKCVNRCGLHMEQIMLQPLASGQAVLTEDEKDLGVCVIDIGGGTTDIAVYTNGAIRHTAVIPVAGDLITSDIAHALRTPYVHAEYIKIHHGLAIADMDMEDEMVEVPSVGDRPMRQVPRSVLAQVIGPRVEEILELTLNELRRSGFPEEVLNSGVVLTGGASLLPGMIELTEEIFQVPARIGVPQDMAGVSERIRNPRYATAIGLLQAARGELEGKHVSGAVAVGNGKESLWTKIRDWLRNNF from the coding sequence ATGATTAACAAACAATACATCAGCGCATTGGATATCGGCACATCTAAAGTGATTGCTCTGATAGGCGAGATAGGAGACGACAACGAAATCCATATTGTCGGTTTGGGGCAGGCGCCTTCACGCGGCTTGAAAGCAGGCATGGTAACCAATATCGATGCAACCGCACAAGCCATCAAGCAGGCAATGGAAGAAGCCGAACGCATGGCCGACAGCAAGGTTGACAGCGTAACCACCGGTATTGCAGGCAATCATATCCGCAGCATGAATTCGCAAGGCGTAGTCAAAATCAAAGACGGAGAAGTAACCCAAGCCGACATCGACCGCGCAATTGAAACGGCTAAAGCCATCAATATTCCGCCTGATCATAATATTCTGCATACCGTAGTGCAGGAATACATCATTGACAACCAGCCGGGCGTTAAGGAGCCGATAGGCATGAGCGGCGTGCGGCTGGATACCCGTGTCCACATCATCACCGGAGCCATTACCGCTTTACAGAATATCCAAAAATGCGTGAACCGTTGCGGTTTGCACATGGAACAAATCATGCTCCAGCCTTTGGCGAGCGGGCAGGCGGTGTTGACTGAGGATGAAAAAGACTTGGGCGTGTGCGTGATTGATATCGGTGGCGGCACCACAGATATTGCCGTTTATACCAACGGCGCCATCCGCCATACTGCGGTTATTCCGGTAGCAGGCGATTTGATTACCAGCGATATTGCCCATGCATTGAGAACGCCTTATGTGCATGCCGAATACATCAAAATCCATCATGGATTGGCCATCGCCGATATGGATATGGAAGATGAAATGGTGGAAGTGCCCAGCGTGGGCGACCGGCCGATGCGCCAAGTTCCACGCAGCGTATTGGCTCAAGTGATAGGGCCGCGCGTAGAAGAAATTCTTGAGTTGACACTGAATGAATTAAGACGTTCGGGCTTTCCGGAAGAAGTGTTGAATTCAGGTGTGGTATTAACCGGTGGAGCATCTTTATTGCCCGGCATGATAGAGTTAACCGAAGAAATTTTCCAAGTGCCCGCCCGTATCGGCGTACCCCAAGATATGGCCGGCGTGTCAGAGCGCATCAGAAACCCGCGTTATGCCACGGCCATCGGTCTGCTGCAAGCGGCTCGCGGAGAGTTGGAAGGCAAGCATGTGAGCGGTGCGGTAGCGGTCGGTAACGGCAAAGAAAGTTTGTGGACGAAAATCAGAGATTGGTTAAGAAATAACTTTTAA
- a CDS encoding aromatic amino acid transporter → MPAKKPSLIGGALLIAGTVIGAGMFANPTATSGIWFIGSLAVLVYTWFSMLSGGLMILEVNTHYPYGSSFDTMVKDLLGKGWNIVNGLAVAFVLYLLTYAYIFVGGNLTAQAVGSLSASEQPLYVGQLLFTAVFAGCVWLSARLVDRVASVLLGGMIIAFLWATGGLLGSVQVPVLLDHTAPADAAYWIYIAAALPVCLASFGFHGNVSSLLKYFQHDAPKVAKALWLGTLIALAIYVLWQLAVQGNLPRSAFAPVIAADGDVGVLIENLAKYVQVGAMGKILSFFAYMAIASSFLGVTLGLFDYLADMFKFADDFAGRTKTAAITFLPPLLLCLWLPTGFVTAIGYVGLAAAVWTSIVPAMMLYKARKKFGTSDNYRVYGGVWLMVWVFVFGVVNIAAQLLSQWGWVPVFKG, encoded by the coding sequence ATGCCCGCTAAAAAACCATCGCTGATCGGTGGCGCTTTGTTGATTGCCGGCACAGTTATTGGTGCCGGCATGTTTGCGAACCCCACGGCCACTTCCGGTATTTGGTTTATCGGTTCGTTGGCGGTGTTGGTGTACACATGGTTTTCCATGTTGTCGGGTGGTTTGATGATTTTAGAGGTCAACACCCATTATCCTTACGGTTCGAGCTTTGATACGATGGTAAAGGATTTGCTCGGTAAAGGCTGGAATATTGTGAACGGGTTGGCGGTTGCGTTTGTGCTTTACTTGCTCACTTATGCTTATATATTTGTGGGCGGTAATCTCACTGCGCAAGCAGTCGGTTCACTCAGCGCATCGGAGCAGCCTTTGTATGTGGGGCAGTTGCTGTTTACTGCGGTTTTTGCCGGGTGTGTGTGGTTGTCGGCGCGTTTGGTCGATCGGGTGGCGAGTGTGTTGCTGGGCGGTATGATTATTGCGTTTTTATGGGCCACAGGCGGCTTGCTGGGTTCCGTGCAGGTGCCGGTTTTGTTGGATCATACCGCTCCTGCGGATGCTGCTTATTGGATTTATATTGCCGCTGCGTTGCCTGTGTGTTTGGCTTCATTTGGCTTTCACGGCAATGTGTCCAGTCTGCTCAAATATTTTCAGCATGATGCACCCAAAGTCGCCAAGGCTTTATGGTTGGGTACGCTGATTGCATTAGCCATTTATGTTTTGTGGCAGTTGGCGGTGCAAGGCAATTTGCCGCGTTCGGCTTTTGCGCCGGTTATTGCGGCCGACGGTGATGTGGGGGTGTTGATTGAAAATCTTGCCAAGTATGTTCAAGTAGGGGCAATGGGGAAGATTCTGAGCTTTTTTGCTTATATGGCAATTGCTTCTTCGTTTTTGGGCGTGACTTTGGGGTTGTTTGATTATTTGGCCGATATGTTTAAATTTGCCGATGATTTTGCGGGAAGAACCAAAACGGCGGCCATTACGTTTCTGCCGCCCTTGCTGCTTTGTTTATGGCTGCCTACCGGTTTTGTAACGGCTATCGGTTATGTGGGATTGGCGGCTGCGGTGTGGACTTCCATCGTGCCGGCCATGATGCTTTATAAGGCGCGGAAAAAATTCGGTACGAGTGATAATTATCGTGTGTATGGCGGTGTGTGGCTGATGGTGTGGGTGTTTGTGTTTGGAGTGGTTAATATTGCAGCGCAATTGTTGAGCCAATGGGGTTGGGTGCCTGTGTTTAAGGGCTAA
- the rlmH gene encoding 23S rRNA (pseudouridine(1915)-N(3))-methyltransferase RlmH: protein MNITVLAVGTKMSGWVDEAVKEYAKRFGRDIHYTIKEIKPEKRGAGVNASQGMLAEERRILEAIPNGAFLVALDERGKAPTSVELAGYLAQWQRDGEHVCFVIGGADGMTDAVKQKAGLMMRLSNLTLPHGMVRVLLTEQLYRAASILNNHPYHRE, encoded by the coding sequence ATGAATATCACGGTTTTAGCCGTAGGTACAAAAATGTCGGGCTGGGTTGACGAGGCAGTTAAAGAATATGCCAAAAGATTTGGTCGGGATATTCACTATACCATCAAAGAAATCAAACCGGAAAAGCGTGGCGCGGGCGTGAATGCGTCGCAAGGTATGTTGGCGGAGGAGCGTAGGATTCTGGAGGCGATACCGAACGGAGCTTTTTTGGTGGCTTTGGATGAGCGGGGAAAAGCGCCTACTTCCGTTGAGCTTGCCGGTTATTTAGCGCAATGGCAGCGTGATGGCGAGCATGTTTGCTTTGTCATCGGCGGTGCAGACGGTATGACGGATGCTGTGAAGCAGAAGGCCGGTTTGATGATGCGTTTGTCTAATCTGACTTTGCCGCATGGCATGGTGCGGGTGTTGCTCACCGAGCAGCTGTACCGTGCTGCATCTATTTTGAATAACCATCCGTATCACCGTGAATAA